In Paraburkholderia terrae, a genomic segment contains:
- a CDS encoding LysR family transcriptional regulator — protein sequence MDQLYMLRAFVSAAQHQSFSKAATSLGVTTGSISKAIAKLEASIQTRVLHRTTRSVTLTEEAQSYYLSCCRLLEELDEANRRIMREREVDSGKLRLVIHPMLVSETFSQFLSSYRAVAPNVNLVVSVDEGAVNLYDGQFDMAMLPPHQVEQSAVIRRTLFKSSRSLVASADYLAQRGTPRCAADLTEHFLLLPSQSRQRSTNYVQVIENGAPVQVIPMSSMDGNDVLLRAAALAGAGIAELPEAMAREDVAMGKLVPVLPGCSISDSEVEICLFYSHRELLPARFRTFVDFCTEFFRLNSARRRAPLLDAQPQAA from the coding sequence ATGGACCAGCTTTACATGTTGAGGGCGTTCGTCTCGGCGGCGCAGCATCAGAGTTTCAGCAAGGCGGCGACCTCGCTGGGCGTGACGACTGGCTCTATTTCGAAGGCCATTGCGAAGCTGGAAGCGTCTATACAGACACGCGTGCTCCATCGCACGACGCGCTCCGTCACGCTGACGGAAGAGGCGCAGTCCTATTACCTCAGTTGCTGCCGCCTGCTCGAAGAACTCGACGAAGCGAATCGCCGCATCATGCGCGAGCGCGAAGTCGACAGCGGCAAGCTGCGTCTGGTGATTCATCCGATGCTGGTCAGCGAGACGTTCTCGCAGTTTCTGTCCAGTTATCGCGCCGTCGCGCCGAACGTCAACCTCGTGGTTTCCGTCGATGAAGGCGCCGTCAACCTCTATGACGGACAGTTCGACATGGCGATGCTTCCGCCGCATCAGGTCGAGCAGTCGGCGGTCATTCGCAGAACCTTGTTCAAGTCGTCGCGCTCGCTGGTCGCATCCGCCGATTATCTTGCGCAACGCGGCACGCCGCGTTGCGCGGCGGATCTCACCGAGCACTTTCTGCTGTTGCCGTCCCAATCGCGCCAGCGAAGCACGAACTACGTGCAGGTGATCGAAAACGGCGCGCCCGTGCAGGTCATTCCGATGTCGTCGATGGACGGCAACGACGTGCTGCTGCGCGCTGCGGCGCTGGCGGGCGCTGGCATTGCGGAGTTACCGGAAGCGATGGCACGGGAAGATGTGGCGATGGGCAAGCTGGTGCCCGTGTTGCCCGGCTGCTCTATATCCGACAGCGAAGTCGAAATCTGCCTGTTCTATTCGCACCGGGAATTGCTGCCCGCGCGCTTCAGAACTTTTGTCGACTTTTGCACCGAGTTCTTTCGTCTCAACAGCGCACGTCGGCGGGCGCCCTTGCTGGATGCCCAACCGCAGGCGGCTTAA
- a CDS encoding LysR family transcriptional regulator, with the protein MDVADLKVFEAVARHGSMNRAAAELHTVQSNVTARIRSLEREIGVALFQRHVRGVSLTPAGQRMLPYAARIAKLLADARLAALDDGPPAGALALGTLETTAALRLSPILSNFARIYPQVRLSLTTGTSCSLTEEVAACRLDGAFVAGPVEHPELHAEMIFQEELVLVTPRNLRSMDALRAVPDLKTIVFRLGCSYRQRLEALLAEMGIVTATPLEFGSLDAIIACVAAGIGVTLLPRGVVSSAAEQDIVALHSLPPEKAQVATLFIRRHDAYVSSAMQAFVEVTRSRLGPVMAAA; encoded by the coding sequence ATGGATGTCGCCGACCTCAAGGTGTTCGAGGCAGTGGCCCGTCACGGCAGCATGAACCGGGCGGCTGCCGAACTTCATACCGTTCAGTCCAACGTGACAGCGCGAATCCGGTCTCTTGAACGGGAAATCGGTGTCGCGCTGTTTCAGCGCCATGTGCGCGGCGTCAGCCTGACGCCCGCTGGGCAACGCATGCTGCCGTACGCGGCGCGCATTGCGAAACTGCTTGCGGACGCGCGCCTCGCGGCGCTCGACGACGGCCCGCCCGCCGGAGCACTTGCTTTAGGCACGCTCGAAACGACGGCCGCATTGCGCCTTTCGCCGATACTGAGCAACTTCGCCAGAATCTATCCGCAAGTGCGCCTCTCTCTGACTACGGGCACGAGTTGCAGCCTGACGGAAGAAGTCGCAGCGTGCCGGCTCGATGGCGCGTTTGTCGCGGGCCCCGTCGAACATCCCGAACTGCATGCCGAGATGATCTTTCAGGAAGAACTGGTGCTGGTGACGCCGCGCAACCTGCGTTCGATGGATGCGCTGCGCGCCGTGCCCGACCTCAAGACCATCGTGTTCCGATTGGGTTGTTCGTATCGTCAGCGGCTTGAAGCGTTGCTGGCGGAAATGGGTATCGTGACGGCCACGCCGCTCGAATTCGGTTCGCTCGATGCGATCATCGCGTGCGTCGCGGCGGGTATCGGCGTGACGCTGTTGCCGCGCGGTGTGGTGTCGAGCGCGGCCGAGCAGGATATCGTCGCGCTTCATTCGTTGCCGCCGGAGAAAGCACAGGTCGCCACGCTGTTTATCCGCCGGCATGACGCCTACGTGTCTAGCGCGATGCAGGCATTCGTCGAAGTGACGCGCTCGCGTCTCGGCCCCGTGATGGCGGCAGCCTAA
- a CDS encoding tautomerase family protein, translating into MALISCDMRYGRTDEQKRQLAAGLLRVVSEATGETKNDIFIVFREGRGINFVEHGEHLPEYVEGAANDKELISRLK; encoded by the coding sequence ATGGCCCTGATTTCATGTGACATGCGATACGGCAGAACGGACGAACAGAAACGTCAGCTTGCAGCGGGTCTGCTGCGTGTGGTCAGCGAGGCGACAGGCGAAACGAAGAACGATATCTTCATTGTGTTTCGCGAGGGCAGGGGTATCAACTTCGTCGAGCATGGCGAACATCTTCCCGAATACGTGGAAGGCGCAGCCAACGACAAAGAACTGATCAGCCGCCTCAAATAA
- a CDS encoding tautomerase family protein: MPFIECHIAAGLTPARREQLMRDIIQVTHDAIGSDPKIINVILHEHPRENISISSRINGEEFKAQKTG, encoded by the coding sequence ATGCCTTTTATCGAATGCCATATTGCGGCTGGATTGACGCCGGCGCGTCGCGAGCAACTGATGCGGGACATCATTCAGGTCACGCACGACGCGATCGGTTCCGACCCGAAGATCATCAATGTGATCCTGCATGAGCATCCGCGCGAGAACATCAGCATATCGAGCCGTATCAATGGCGAGGAATTCAAAGCCCAAAAGACGGGTTGA